GTGATTTAGGTGTTGATACAGCTAGACATTTGACAAAATATAACACTATTCCAGAGGTGAAAAGCCTACAGACGCTTGATGTGCAAATGACAACGCCTGACATGACCATGATGAATGGTGTTCGTGCATCTTTAGGGCTGTCGCCGTTAACAATGCCGGAAGCAGGCTGGCCAGTTGTTATGCTACAACATGGTATCACTTCCAAAAAAGAAGATATGCTAGCAATTACTGGCGCATTATCTTTGCAAGGCTTTGCAACAGTTGCAATTGATCACCCATTACATGGTTCTCGCGGGTTTGATTTAACTGGAGATGGTGTTGATGAAGTAAATGCGTCAACCGTTTCTGCTACTCATTATTTAAATTTAGCTGACTTACTAATCGGTCGTGATAATTTACGCCAAAGTGTGTCTGACATGCTAGCATTACGTCTTGGTTTAAATATGACGACCGGGGCTGATGTAGATGGCAGTACAGTGTATGTGCTAGGTCACTCTTTAGGTGCTATTTCATCTACTAAATTTACTGCAGTGACGAATGCACCAACTGGTGTGCCAATGTTGGATGCATCTTATCAGGTTAAAGCTGCCTCTTTAGCGATGCCTGGAGGCGGGATTGCTCCATTGCTTATTGAGTCTGGTTCATTTGGTGATCTCGTGAAAGGTTCAGTGTTACTTGGTACTGGGGATAATATTTCTGCTGAATTAGCAGCATTTATAGAAAACCAACCCGACGCTGCATGTATTCCACTTGCCGCAAGTGCTGAAGCATATGCTGCATGTCAAACAGATGCATATTTAACTCAACTTGTTACTAATGGTGAATCAGCGAAGTTAGCGCAAGTATCAAGCACGATGGCTAGCTTCACCTTTGCAGCGCAAACTGTTATTGATGCGGGCGATCCTAACAACTACGCTCAACATATTGTGGTGAATGAAACACCAGTGCATATGATTGAGGTTGTAGGTGACGGCGACCAAAACTTAAGTGACCAAGTTATTCCAAACCAAACAGTCAACACGCCACTTGGCGGCACCGAGCCATTGGCAGGTATTATGATGTTGAATGGCATTTCTGACACTACAGCAGTTGCTGAAGGTAATGTGTCTGGCATTGTAAGGTTTACTAAAGGTCATCATAGCTCTATTCTTGACCCGCGCACACGTGACTCTTCACCAGATGCTGCGATGAGTGCACGGGCTACTGCTGAAATGCAGCAACAAGTTGCTACCTATTTTGCTAGTGGTGCTAAAGTGATTTCTGTAACTGACTCAGAGGTTGTTGCTGGAAACTAACATCTAGTTCAAACAACTAAATTGCTTTATATATTAGCCCGGCTTAGTCCGGGCTTTTTATTTTTATAAATATCCCAATATTAGTTCAATGAACTTGTATGTGATGAAGTAAAGGATAAAAAGTGGAATTTTTATATGATTATGGTTTGTTTTTCGCGAAGGCGGTAACAATAGTATTAACTGTATTAGTTATTGTGGGTATTGTGGTGGGTGCTACGGCAAAACCTAAAGCGAAAAGTGGTGAACTTGAATTAGAAAATCTTTCTGAGCATTTTGAAGATGTTAAGCACTCTCTAGAGGCTGAAATCCTGTCCAAAGACGAATTAAAACAGCTTGAGAAGAAAAGAAAAAAAGAAAGTAAGAAAGCACTAGAAAATAAATCGAGATTATTCGTAATCGATTTTAAAGGCAGTATCGACGCTCATGAAGTCGCATCATTAAGAGAAGAGATAACGGCACTTTTGACATTCGCTAATGAAAAAGATGAAGTATTAGTAAAAGTAGAAAGTGGAGGAGGTGTGGTTCATGGTTATGGCCTTGCAGCATCGCAATTAAAACGCATTAAAGACGCAGGTATTAAGCTAACTGTTGCGGTTGATAAAGTGGCCGCGAGTGGTGGCTATATGATGGCATGTGTAGCTGACAGAGTAGTAGCGGCCCCGTTCGCAATTTTAGGCTCAATTGGTGTTATTGCACAATTACCAAACTTCAACAAACTACTACAAAAGAACAATATTGAATTTGAACAATTAACTGCTGGTGAATATAAGCGTACTCTGACGATGTTTGGAGAAAATACGGAAGTTGGAAGAGCAAAATTTCGTGAAGAACTTGAAGAGACACATACTCTTTTTAAACGCTTTGTTGAAGAAAATAGACCGTCGCTCAATATAGCAGAAGTTGCTACTGGTGAGCACTGGTTTGGCACCCTAGCGAAAGAAAAGGGATTAGTAGACGAATTAATAACGAGTGATGATTATTTAATGAATCAAAAGGATAAGATGATTTTTGCTATTAAGTATAGCGAGAAAAAAGGACTGGCCGACAAGTTGAATATTCCGTTCACAAAAGCCATTGATCACGTATGGAATAAGGTTTTTCAACAAGGCATAAATCGTTATTAAACGTGACGATAATTAGTGATTGCTAGAAAGACCACGCAATAAGCATCGAAAAGGTGCTTATTGCGTAGAAAAGATACATATTATGTAACTCTTTTAGAACAATAGAGAGCAGTAAAACTCGTTACAGCCTCATCGTCTTACTAAGCTTTTTCTGAGCTCCCGTGTAAATGGTGGAAATCTACCGACTCAGCTTCAGTACCTGCTGCTGGGTTATTAAATACGTTCGCATCAAATTCTTTTTCTGATTTACCCACTATACATGAAACCATACAGTCACCGGTTACATTCACAGCGGTACGAGTCATATCTAGTAAGCGATCTACACCTATAATTAGTGCTATCCCTTCAACTGGTAAGCCAACTTGCTGCAATACCATGGCTAACATGATTAGCCCTACACCAGGAACGCCTGCTGTACCAATTGAAGCTAGAGTTGCAGTTAAGATTACCATTAAATAATCAGACACTGTTAAATCTACATTAAAGGCTTGCGCAATAAATACCGTGGCAACACCTTGCATAATTGCAGTGCCATCCATATTGATAGTTGCGCCCAACGGTACAGTAAAAGATGCAATACTATTTTTTACACCAAGCTTTTTAGTCGCTGTTTCTAGTGTTACCGGCATAGTTGCATTACTACTAGATGTGCTAAACGCAAACAGTGTTGCATCTTTCATCTTCTTTAAAAAAATAGCAGGATTTAGCCCAGTAAGCATCTTCAGTAGGACAGGGTAAACCACTAGTGCATGTATAAATAACACCGCTAAAACTAACCCAAAGTACAGTGAAAGTTTTATAATTATACCGAGGCCAATCGTTGTGAATAGCTTTGCCATTAAACAAAAAACACCATAGGGTGCTAAATTCATTAAAATGGTAACCAGCTTCATGATCACAACGTTTAAGTCTGAAAATAATGTATTTAAACGTTCACCGGTAGTGCCAGATAATGCTAGTGCAATGCCAAAAAGCAATGCAAAAACAATAACCTGTAACATGTTCCCTTTTGCCATAGCATCAATGGGGTTAGTTGGGAACATGTCAATAAATACTTGTGCTAATGATGGTGCTTCCTTAGCTGTGAAGTTAACATCAGCTGTTAAATTCGCGCCGACGCCTGGTGATACAATCAGGGCAAGCGTTATCGCAGTAGTGATAGCGATCGCTGTGGTTAGTAAATATAAGCCAACGGCTTTTCCGCCTAATCGGCCAAGCTTAGAGGTATCGTTTAACGAACAAGTACCACATACCAGTGATACAAACACCATAGGTACCACAAGCATCTTCAAACTTGATACAAATATTTGCCCACCGATATTAAAAATACCGTCTACAAAAAATTCCTTTACAGAAAAAGTAAAAACGCCAAGATCTAACGCAAGCGGGTTTTGGCCACTGTCAGTCAGAAGATTAAAGAACATGCCAACCGTTATACCTAAACCCATACCAATCAGTATGCGTGTGGTAAGACCTAGTTTTTTATTTGAAGTCATAGATGTACTCATATAAAAATAAGTAATTAGATTATTTTTGTTGTTGTATAAAAGCGTAGATTACCAGTCTCGGGATATTTTTTCAGTGAGAATTGTTAATTTTTTTAACTTAATAATGACGCAAGAAAGAATATTGAGTTAAGATAGCGCTCTAATAATTACAAACAATAATTTTGCAAGGGAGTAGTTTCATGCAAATGATTCGCCTATTTGGGGCTATATTTATTTCAATGATTTTGGCAGCGTGTGGCGGAGGGGGCTCCCTTTCTAAAGACAATAACAACGGGGGAGGTACTACTGGAAATGAAACATTCGTACTTTCTGTTACTGCCACAGGCGTAACTAGTGGTGATGAGTCAAGAGTCGTCTCTTTTGACGATCCAGTCCAAATTTCCGTCAAAGTCACAAACCAAAGCGGTGCAGTTCAATCTGGAAAAGTCGTTAGCTTTTCAGTTGAAGATGGCACGCTGTTTTCTTTCTCGAAAGAAAACTTGAAAGCAATTACAGATGCTGATGGTGTAGCGACGATCCAAGTATCGCCTACGACTGTGAGTGGCGCTGCAACAGTAACTATATCGCTTTCAACAGGCGAACAAACTACGATTGGTCTAGAGTCGCTAGGTGATTTCCCTGTTGGAAATATTGCAATTGGAGAAGTAAATCTACTTGCAGATAAGCTTCAGCTTAATACAGGTATTAATGATAAAATTGAGCTAACGGTGCTTGTTAAAGATATTAATAACAATTTGCTGGCCAACCAAAATGTGAGCTTTTCAGCTAATAATGACGCTGAAATATTAGTGACTCAAGCATCAACAGATGATTCTGGACAGGCTACGGCAATTTTAACGACGAAAAACAACCCTCAAAACCGAACGATTACAGTCTCTGCTACGGTAGGCACAACCTCTTCTTCTTTAATTGTTGATGTTGTAGGAACTGGCATTGACGTAAATGCGCAATCATCAGCGGTATTAGATGATGTAATTACAGTAACTACATTAGTCACAACCTCTGAAGGGATACCTCTTTCAGGTGTGCCGTTGGTTATTACCTCTAAAAACGGTAATGCAATTAATAATGCTACGCCAGTAACAAACTCTGCGGGACAGGCAACAATTTCTTACACCGGTACAAATAGTGGGCAAGACATTTTGACGGTTTCAGGTTTAGGTGTAAGTAGCACAATCACCATTGATGTTCAATCGGACGTATTCACTTTTGTAAATGCGAAAGGTAAAGAGCTTGAATTAAACAAAAGCAGTATGATAACGCTTAATTGGTTAAAAGATGGTGAGCCTGTAGAAGGGGAGTCTATTTCATTTACTTCCACTCGAGGTACGGTAACCAATGTAAAAAGTACGGATGAAGACGGGAATGTAGAAATTAGCTTATCGTCAACTACGTCTGGTCCTGCTTTAGTTAGAGCGGTTGCGCAGGGTAGTAATGAAATGGAATTGGTCACACAAGTTGAAGTTGAATTTGTAGCGGTTGATGTTGATTCGATAAATGTTCAGTTGTCCCCTGCTTCAATTGGTCCTAGCGGCGAAACAAGTACAGTTACAGCAATTGTGCGAGATAACGAGGGCAATTTAGTTAAAAATAAAACTATAAACTTTTCTGTAGATGATGTGAGCGGGGGAAGCTTATCACCAGCTTCAGATACAACTGACTCTCAGGGGATCGCATCTTCAGTTTATACCTCTAACTCTATCTCAGCAAATAATGGAGTCACAATTACAGCCACTGAAAGTGTTTCAAATAAGTCTGACAGTGCATCTATTACCGTTGCTGATAGAGCATTATTTTTCCGTTTTGGTACATCATCAGTAATTAAAGTGGAAAATGAAGAGACTACGTATTTACAAGATTATGTGGTGTTTGCGTCAGATGCTGATGGTAATGCTATCGCGAACCAAGAGTTAACAGTTTCGTTTGTACCTATCTCATATGAGCTGGGTGCTTGGTGCCAGAAGAACAAAGATGGTGAATTTGACTCTTACCTACCTTTATCTGCACCAGGTAATGAATTTCCATCTGAAGACGTGAACCGTAATGGTATTCTTGATGCTGGAGAAGATGCTAATAATGATGGTTTTATAACACCTGGTACTCCTTGGACTATTTCGAGTAAGGTAATTACAAATGAACAAGGAGCTGCGTTAATTGAGCTTCGTTATCCTAAACAGTACGGGGTTTGGGTTAAAGGAGATCTCTCTGTTTCAGGTAAAGTGAGTGGAAGTGAGTCAGTGAGCACAAGAGAAGTTCAATTAACTTACTTGGTTGATGATGCTAAGAAAGAAGGCGCTCCACCTCCAGAAAACCCTCTGGGTGATGGTGGATTGGAATGCCCAGATCCTAATACTCTCTAAGACTATAAATTTTTCTCTTACGCTATAGGTTAAGTTTAGGCTTAGCCTATTTCGCTTTTTATTTTTTTCTGCACGATATTTATTATCTACTCCCTATTGAGCCCACAATCAAATACATTAATTAAAGAGGACAAAACAAGCAGGATGAGCTGGCTTCGGGTGTTCAGTTGAAGGTAGTTCAGTCGAGAGAGTAGTTGATGATGAAAGATAATGTGTATAGATTATGAGGAAATCAACTAACGTTAAATATAACGTTAGTTGAACTTGGTTTATTTTACAGTTGAAAAGGATAAACCGAACCTAACTTCAATATCTGAGTTAATTCATCCAACGCTGTACGCGACTCAATTAATAGCTGAGGATCGCGCAAGTCATTTTCCGATAGCGCATCTCTATAATGTTTATCTACCCATGAATTAAGTGTGCTGAACAACGCTTCAGACATTAATACATTTTGATTAAGTGCGTTCTTTTCTTGTTCGGTCATTGCTACGCGTAAACGCAAGCATGCTGGGCCTCCGCCATTTCTCATACTCTGTTTTACGTCAAAGTATTTCACTTCTTTGATTGGCGTGTTCATGTTTACCAATGATTGTAGATAGGCGTGCACACGCTCATTTTCTTCACATTCAGTTGGCGCTATGATGGCCATATGTCCATCAGGTAACGTAATGACTTGAGTGTTGAACAAGTAAGTTTTTACTGCTTCTTCCACTGATACATCAGCAGTGTCAACTTTAATGAAATGCATTTGAGTATCACCCATTTTGCGCTGTATTTCATCAAGCCCTTGTTGTGTATTTAAAAATGCTTGTTCATGATAAAACAGCACGTTTTGGTTACCTACTGCAATTACGTCGTTATGAAAAACACCTTGGTCGATTACATTAGGATTTTGCTGCATATAAACAATATTATTATCATTTAATTGATGTAAGCGAGTAACAGCTTCGCAGGCTTCAAATGTATGGCGAGCGGGGAACTTAGTTGGTGCAGGCTTGCTAGCATCGAATGCATAGCGTCCAAAAACAAATAACTCTACACCCGCACCTCCGTATTCGCTACAAAAACGCGTGTGATTAGCGGCCCCTTCGTCACCAAAATGCTCGTTATCTGGTAAGTGCTGATGATGCGCGAAATGCTTTTCATCGTTAAACATCGCTTTTAAAATATTACCGCTGGTAACAGGCTCAAGTGAGCGATGGTACTTATTGGTTAAGTTAGCGGGTGTAAAATGAATTTTATTGTCAGCAGTATCGCCGCTTGGTGAAACGGTTGCCGCGTTTGCTGTCCACATGCTTGACGCAGAACAGCATGCTCTAAATACTTGTGGGGCTTTCTTAGCGGCATCTTCTAACACTTTAGCATCAGAGCCTGAAAAGCCTAAGCGACGTAGTGCAAAGATATCCGGGCGCTCTTGAGGGGCCAATACACCTTGAACCATGCCCATATCATGCAACGCTTTCATTTTTTGCAGCCCTTGTTTGGCTGCTTGGCGAGGACTTGATGATTCTTTAGCGTTACTAAGTGAGGCAACGTTACCAAAGGATAAACCTGCGTAGTTATGAGTAGGACCGACTAGGCCGTCAAAATTTGCTTCAAAGTGCTTCATTTATGGTTTTGCTCCTATTTTAAACGGCTTTTATTATTATTTTTGTTTTGCCTGTTATTTTTTGCTCTATTATTACTCTATTCATAGCGATACAAAGCAAATTAGTATACTCCTATTGTACTCGCTGATAAATGTCTGGATAATAAAATAAATATAAGCTTGTAATAGCTATTGTTCTAGTATCATATAAATATATGCAAATTTTGAATTATAAATCGGGAACTGTTGATTAACATGGGTAAATCGCTAGTTATAGTCGAGTCTCCAGCGAAAGCTAAAACGATAAATAAATATCTAGGTAAAGACTTTGTAGTGAAGTCAAGCGTCGGTCATGTTCGTGATTTACCAACTAGTGGTCAGGCTAAAAGCGGCGCTAAGGCTGCGCAAACCACTAAAGGCTTGTCTAAAGAAGAAAAAGCTGAACTGAAGAAAAAGAAAGATCAAGAAGCGCTCATTGCGCGAATGGGAATTAACCCAGACAAGCAATGGCAAGCACGTTATGAGGTGCTTCCCGGTAAAGAAAAAGTTGTCAATGAGCTGAAATCTCTAGCTGAAAATGCAGATCAAATCTATCTAGCAACGGATTTGGATAGAGAAGGAGAGGCCATCGCTTGGCACTTAAAAGAGATTATTGGTGGTGACGACGACAAATATAAACGTGTTGTATTTAATGAGATCACCAAAAAAGCCATTAACCAAGCATTCTCTACCCCTGGCGAGTTAAATATCTCGCGGGTGCATGCACAGCAAGCAAGACGTTTTCTAGACCGCGTTGTTGGTTTTATGGTCTCACCACTTTTATGGAAAAAAATTGCGCGTGGTTTGTCCGCCGGACGAGTGCAGTCAGTTGCTGTAA
This is a stretch of genomic DNA from Flocculibacter collagenilyticus. It encodes these proteins:
- a CDS encoding VolA/Pla-1 family phospholipase: MKKLLLSISIASALGLTGCGGGESLEDVKNNSEPVVAASRVLFDPSNGVLSAPNDLLFSGTTDGTLNMPDESAAIAAGMAPDYSDPAVALGALDGWSTQNPFVINLAFDQGVSLNADSAQQPGSVRIYEVELTGPLSADAECQAAPQAGLPCKPIAELTFGVDFVTKAQGSGVAVVPLKPLKPATGYIVALTNQLSDSNGNALQPSSTYGLVKQDIETKPLATEAQLGLQKVINNYENIVQSFGVDKEAIIYTSAMTTQSVGNVLGTVKQLMAANPAQMPAVSVTNTGVTVFDALVSQQLLDPTDPNSAVFKTAQLYSGSITVPYYLGTPTLELDAEGNPSVNFTPWSAACDSAATLAGFVAQGGEIPQQPVSENDGFCQLVSSGTLRDLGVDTARHLTKYNTIPEVKSLQTLDVQMTTPDMTMMNGVRASLGLSPLTMPEAGWPVVMLQHGITSKKEDMLAITGALSLQGFATVAIDHPLHGSRGFDLTGDGVDEVNASTVSATHYLNLADLLIGRDNLRQSVSDMLALRLGLNMTTGADVDGSTVYVLGHSLGAISSTKFTAVTNAPTGVPMLDASYQVKAASLAMPGGGIAPLLIESGSFGDLVKGSVLLGTGDNISAELAAFIENQPDAACIPLAASAEAYAACQTDAYLTQLVTNGESAKLAQVSSTMASFTFAAQTVIDAGDPNNYAQHIVVNETPVHMIEVVGDGDQNLSDQVIPNQTVNTPLGGTEPLAGIMMLNGISDTTAVAEGNVSGIVRFTKGHHSSILDPRTRDSSPDAAMSARATAEMQQQVATYFASGAKVISVTDSEVVAGN
- the sohB gene encoding protease SohB — translated: MEFLYDYGLFFAKAVTIVLTVLVIVGIVVGATAKPKAKSGELELENLSEHFEDVKHSLEAEILSKDELKQLEKKRKKESKKALENKSRLFVIDFKGSIDAHEVASLREEITALLTFANEKDEVLVKVESGGGVVHGYGLAASQLKRIKDAGIKLTVAVDKVAASGGYMMACVADRVVAAPFAILGSIGVIAQLPNFNKLLQKNNIEFEQLTAGEYKRTLTMFGENTEVGRAKFREELEETHTLFKRFVEENRPSLNIAEVATGEHWFGTLAKEKGLVDELITSDDYLMNQKDKMIFAIKYSEKKGLADKLNIPFTKAIDHVWNKVFQQGINRY
- a CDS encoding dicarboxylate/amino acid:cation symporter; this translates as MTSNKKLGLTTRILIGMGLGITVGMFFNLLTDSGQNPLALDLGVFTFSVKEFFVDGIFNIGGQIFVSSLKMLVVPMVFVSLVCGTCSLNDTSKLGRLGGKAVGLYLLTTAIAITTAITLALIVSPGVGANLTADVNFTAKEAPSLAQVFIDMFPTNPIDAMAKGNMLQVIVFALLFGIALALSGTTGERLNTLFSDLNVVIMKLVTILMNLAPYGVFCLMAKLFTTIGLGIIIKLSLYFGLVLAVLFIHALVVYPVLLKMLTGLNPAIFLKKMKDATLFAFSTSSSNATMPVTLETATKKLGVKNSIASFTVPLGATINMDGTAIMQGVATVFIAQAFNVDLTVSDYLMVILTATLASIGTAGVPGVGLIMLAMVLQQVGLPVEGIALIIGVDRLLDMTRTAVNVTGDCMVSCIVGKSEKEFDANVFNNPAAGTEAESVDFHHLHGSSEKA
- a CDS encoding Ig-like domain-containing protein, which encodes MQMIRLFGAIFISMILAACGGGGSLSKDNNNGGGTTGNETFVLSVTATGVTSGDESRVVSFDDPVQISVKVTNQSGAVQSGKVVSFSVEDGTLFSFSKENLKAITDADGVATIQVSPTTVSGAATVTISLSTGEQTTIGLESLGDFPVGNIAIGEVNLLADKLQLNTGINDKIELTVLVKDINNNLLANQNVSFSANNDAEILVTQASTDDSGQATAILTTKNNPQNRTITVSATVGTTSSSLIVDVVGTGIDVNAQSSAVLDDVITVTTLVTTSEGIPLSGVPLVITSKNGNAINNATPVTNSAGQATISYTGTNSGQDILTVSGLGVSSTITIDVQSDVFTFVNAKGKELELNKSSMITLNWLKDGEPVEGESISFTSTRGTVTNVKSTDEDGNVEISLSSTTSGPALVRAVAQGSNEMELVTQVEVEFVAVDVDSINVQLSPASIGPSGETSTVTAIVRDNEGNLVKNKTINFSVDDVSGGSLSPASDTTDSQGIASSVYTSNSISANNGVTITATESVSNKSDSASITVADRALFFRFGTSSVIKVENEETTYLQDYVVFASDADGNAIANQELTVSFVPISYELGAWCQKNKDGEFDSYLPLSAPGNEFPSEDVNRNGILDAGEDANNDGFITPGTPWTISSKVITNEQGAALIELRYPKQYGVWVKGDLSVSGKVSGSESVSTREVQLTYLVDDAKKEGAPPPENPLGDGGLECPDPNTL
- the astB gene encoding N-succinylarginine dihydrolase; the encoded protein is MKHFEANFDGLVGPTHNYAGLSFGNVASLSNAKESSSPRQAAKQGLQKMKALHDMGMVQGVLAPQERPDIFALRRLGFSGSDAKVLEDAAKKAPQVFRACCSASSMWTANAATVSPSGDTADNKIHFTPANLTNKYHRSLEPVTSGNILKAMFNDEKHFAHHQHLPDNEHFGDEGAANHTRFCSEYGGAGVELFVFGRYAFDASKPAPTKFPARHTFEACEAVTRLHQLNDNNIVYMQQNPNVIDQGVFHNDVIAVGNQNVLFYHEQAFLNTQQGLDEIQRKMGDTQMHFIKVDTADVSVEEAVKTYLFNTQVITLPDGHMAIIAPTECEENERVHAYLQSLVNMNTPIKEVKYFDVKQSMRNGGGPACLRLRVAMTEQEKNALNQNVLMSEALFSTLNSWVDKHYRDALSENDLRDPQLLIESRTALDELTQILKLGSVYPFQL